One window of Populus nigra chromosome 5, ddPopNigr1.1, whole genome shotgun sequence genomic DNA carries:
- the LOC133693761 gene encoding cytochrome P450 89A2-like: METWLLILVSISISLFLKFIFNNFLTTKKLPPGPVTFPIIGNLLWLRLSSFKLEPILRSLHAKFGPIVTLRFGTRPVIFIADRALAHRALIHNGAVYADRPPAFATAKITTSSQLNISSSSYGPTWRLLRRNLMAEILHPSRVKSYSHARNWVLQILQNRFESEAKSGRPVHVMEHFQYAMFCLLVLMCFGDKLDESQIEKIEEVLRHMLVNINKFKILNFWPRVTKIVLRKRWNELFRLRKLQEDVLIPLIRARKKAKEERIRRGKEDKKWHEDEYVLSYVDTLLSLELPEEKRKLDEGEMVSLCSEFLNGGTDTTSTALQWIMANLIKYPQIQEKLFMEIKGVVRDGEENIKEDELQKMPYLKAIILEGLRRHPPGHFVLPHAVSEDVVLDKYVIPKDGTINFMVAEMGWDPKVWEDPMAFKPERFLNGGEETFDITGSREIKMMPFGAGRRICPGYGLAMLHLEYFVANLIWKFEWKAVDGDDVDLSEKEEFTVVMKNPLQAQICPRLK; encoded by the coding sequence ATGGAAACTTGGTTGCTTATCCTTGTCTCCATCTCCATCTCTCTCTTCTTGAAATTTATCTTCAACAATTTCCTAACAACCAAGAAACTCCCTCCAGGTCCTGTAACATTTCCTATCATCGGCAACTTACTATGGCTCCGCTTGTCCTCCTTCAAACTGGAGCCCATCCTCCGGTCCCTGCATGCCAAGTTTGGCCCAATAGTTACCCTCCGTTTTGGCACTCGCCCTGTTATCTTCATTGCGGATCGCGCCCTTGCTCATAGGGCTTTAATACATAATGGTGCAGTTTACGCGGACCGTCCACCAGCTTTTGCTACTGCCAAGATTACAACTAGCAGTCAGCTTAATATCAGTTCTTCCTCTTATGGCCCAACTTGGCGACTCCTGCGGCGTAACCTCATGGCCGAAATCCTCCACCCTTCGCGCGTGAAATCTTACTCTCATGCACGCAACTGGGTGCTGCAAATCCTCCAGAATCGCTTCGAGTCCGAAGCGAAATCCGGTCGTCCTGTTCATGTGATGGAGCATTTTCAATATGCCATGTTTTGCCTGTTAGTCCTGATGTGTTTTGGTGACAAGCTTGATGAAAGCCAGATAGAAAAAATCGAGGAAGTACTGCGACATATGCTTGTGAATATCAATAAGTTCAAAATACTCAATTTCTGGCCAAGAGTGACGAAGATTGTGTTGCGCAAGCGTTGGAATGAGTTGTTTCGCCTCCGAAAATTGCAAGAAGATGTTTTGATTCCATTGATAAGAGCGAGAAAGAAGGCAAAGGAAGAGAGGATAAGAAGAGGTAAAGAGGACAAGAAATGGCATGAAGATGAGTATGTTCTGTCCTATGTTGACACCTTATTGTCTTTGGAACTCccggaagagaaaagaaagctcGACGAAGGGGAAATGGTCAGTTTGTGCTCGGAGTTTCTTAACGGAGGAACAGATACTACTTCAACAGCACTGCAATGGATCATGGCAAATCTGATTAAGTACCCACAGATTCAAGAGAAGCTATTCATGGAGATTAAAGGGGTTGTACGAGATGGGGAGGAGAATATAAAAGAAGATGAATTGCAAAAGATGCCATATCTAAAAGCAATAATTCTAGAAGGGCTGAGGAGGCACCCGCCCGGCCATTTTGTGTTACCACATGCGGTGAGTGAAGATGTAGTGTTGGATAAATATGTGATACCAAAAGATGGAACTATAAATTTCATGGTAGCTGAAATGGGATGGGATCCAAAGGTGTGGGAAGATCCTATGGCATTCAAGCCCGAAAGGTTTCTTAATGGAGGAGAGGAAACATTTGATATAACAGGAAGCAGAGAGATCAAGATGATGCCATTTGGGGCTGGGAGGAGAATCTGTCCTGGTTATGGTTTAGCTATGCTACATTTGGAGTATTTTGTAGCTAATTTGATTTGGAAATTTGAGTGGAAGGCTGTTGATGGAGATGATGTTGATCTGTCCGAGAAGGAGGAATTCACAGTAGTGATGAAGAATCCATTGCAGGCCCAAATATGCCCAAGGTTGAAATAA